The Silene latifolia isolate original U9 population chromosome 4, ASM4854445v1, whole genome shotgun sequence region GGATGTGGGTGAAAAGATCTGGTCCAAGCTTGATAGGGTTTTGGTGAATCCTGGTTGGTTGGCAACTTATCCAAACACTCAGGTGACCATCTTACCTTCTGGGATCTCTGATCATTCACCTCTGTTGATTCAAGTGGTGGAAAATTATCAAATCACTAAGAGGTTTAGCTATTTGAATTGTTGGGAGGAATATCAAGACTATGATACTATTGTTCAAAGTGCTTGGGAAATTCATGTGAGGGGTAATGCTATGTTTAGGTTGTTTGCTAAGCTCAAGAATGTTAGGCATAGCTTACAAGCCTTGCATAAAGCACACTTTGCAGGGTTAACTAAAAGGGTCCAGGAAGCTAAGAAGGAACTGGAGGATTGCCAAACTCAGGTCCAAAAGAATCTTCTTAATCCTGAGCTACTTGTGCAAGAGAAGAGATTATTGGATATTTATTTGAACTTAAAGAGGACTGAAAGAAGTTCTTTAATTCAGCGTGCTATGGTGCAAAGCATCCAGTACAATGATGCACCTAATAGCTATTTTTTCTCCAGAATTGTTATTAGGAAAAATCAAAGTATTATTGGGAAAATTCATGACATGAATGGGCAGATTAGAGAAGGGATTCATAATGTTAACCAAGCTTTTGTGGAATATTATCAAGATCTGTTGGGTAAGACTATGGAGACACTTGATATGGATACTAGATTGTTGGGAGGGACTTAGGTGCAAGACTCTGATTGGCCTGATCTTTGCAAGCCAGTTCAGgaattggaaattaagagagcaTTATTTTCCATTGATTCCAACAAAAGCCCTGGACATGATGGGTTCTCTGCTCAGTTTTTTAAGAAATCCTGGCCTctgattaagcatgattattgcTGTGCTATACAACATTTTTTCCGAACAGGGGTCATGTCCAAGCAGGCTAACACTACTCTATTGGCTTTGATTCCTAAGAAGCAGACTATATCCACAGTGATGGACTATAGGCCTATTTCTTGATGTACTGTGTTTTACAAGACAATGAGTAAAATCTTATGTGATAGAATGAAACCTCTACTGCCAAATCTTGTGGGACTAGAACAAGGAGCTTTTGTGAAGGGGAGAAGCATCTTTGAAAATATCATGCTCACCCAGTCCCTTATCAAAGGGTATGGCCAGCAGGGAGTGTCACCTAGATGTCTTATGAAAGTAGATATCAAAAAAGCTTTTGATTCTCTTCAATGGAGATTTCTAGGTCAGATGCTTGCAATATACTATTTCCCACCTCAGTTTCAGAAATGGATTATGGAGTGTGTAACTTCAACTTGGTTTAGTCTTAAAATTAATGGTAGTATAACAGGTTTCTTCAAAGGAGAAAGTGGTTTGAGAGAAGGAGACCCACTATCTCCTTTTCTATTTGTTATGGGAATGGAATACCTCTCTAGAATTCTTAGGGGAATTCATAAGCAACATCAAGTCTCTTATCATCCTAAGTGTGGAAGAATTGGATTAAATCACTTGATATTTGCAGAtgatttaatgattttttttcgaGGGGATACTTCATCTGTCAGGGCTGTTACTAAGTCACTTGGGAGGTTTGCCCAACTTTCTGGTTTGCAGGCTAATCCTGAGAAGACTAGCATTTATATGAGAGGGATAAGAGAGGATATTCAGAGGGAAATTCTCAGGGCCATTGGATACACTGAAGGATTCTTCCGCTTTAGGTATCTAGGTGTGCCTCTTAATGAAGGTAAACTGAATAAAACTATGTTTGCAGATCTTCTCAAGAAAGTACAGCAGACAATGCATCATTGGTCAACTCATCATATTTCTTATGCTGGCAAAATCAATCTGATCAACACTGTGATTTTTGGTTTAGAACAGTTCTGGTGTTCCACTCTACTGATTCCTAAGGGAGTTATTAAACTCATCACCAATTTCTGCAGGAATTTCCTATGGAATTCAGAGGAGGGACACAGGAGACTGATATTGAAAGCTGGGCTTCTAGTTGTATGCCATTGAGGGAAGGTGGCTTCAACATTAAGGAGATCCTGGCTTGGAATAAGTGCATTCTTTGTAAATGGATTTGGGAGATTGAGAGACATTCTGCTAGTTCTTGGGTGGTTTGGAATTACACTTACAATATTAAAAGAGATGAGTTTTGGACCATGGATGTCAAACCTTATCACTCTGAGAGCTGGAGAAGTATCTTGAAGGTGCGTGATGAGTTATTGGAGCGAACTGGGAATGCTGCTAATGCCAAAGCTCTCCTGCAAAGTTGTATCAGGCATGGCAAGCTTCAACTATCACTGTTATATGAATAGTTCAGGCAGAAAGGGGTCAAAGTCAGATGGGTAAATGCTGTTTGGAACAGAGCAGTTCTCCCAAAACATAGGTTTATTGTGACTCTGGCTCTGCAAAGCAGGTTGGCTACTATTGATCAACTCAGTCATAGGGGTATGTACCTGATAAATAGGTGCATTTTGTGCAAAGCTGCTTTAGAAACGCATCAACATCTCTTCTTTCAATGTCCATATGCTGCAACAGCTTGGCAAAGCCTTTTGCTATGGATGAAGATAACATGCCGCACTAtgaatttgagaaaagaaataaaCTGGATAGCTGGTAAGCATGTGAGGAGGCATTGGAAAGCTCGGTGGTTCATGAGCTGTTTAACTGCTATGGTCTATAGTCTATGGGAAGAACGTAACCTCAGAATTTTTCAAGGAATTGAGCATGACATACCTTACATAATTAGGCGAGTACAATACCTAGTTAGTGTAAGATTGATTCATGTAACTCATTCTTCTCACAAGGATAAGATAGTTGCGCTTCTTAATGTTTAGATGTCTAATTTATTGGATATACTTTGTAAGATTTTGCCTATTATTCCCTATAATGGATGAATAAGATGGCTtgcctttcttgcaaaaaaaaaataaaaaaaataaggaatattccaaaagatagaatacaatttattctattattatcttttccataaattctaagatatgataagattttctataacaagaatatcttttatcataaacaaccatatcaagtaagatataaaagatatgtaaagatattccttacagaataaaatctttacaaaatATACCTTAGGTCacacgagatatcacggctcatatgcctcgtgactcgtgtaaACTCTAGCTCAATattgggttagaatttaggttttaggagtagCTATATGAAAACCCTAaatagtagcatggtccaactcataagttgacccaaaactgttggaatatgtgtcctccgacaataatgcgatcacaactgttgatcatgatgatcacatgtttaaatctcattttaagaatacatgtgggatgtaatattttacagtcaactggtccacacatatcggtaatgattggctgactagagtttgacattattcttTGCCaaatgcgacggtggtgatcagttgatccccttaggtcatacctatagggaaatactcttaattgattatttaattaatcgtatgccgatacgagttaattaaattgcttaaaattgacggatgattttgtgagtaaagttaacgtgtcttattgtaatttgattaaatgagatacggtctaattaatcgaattgttttattactaaaataaaattattgtttatgaaacaattgaaattgaaattgaatgaataatttattataaatacaagacgttgtgatttataattgataaaccgtttttggtacaagtaattacgaattactagtcgattttgtatatgacatattttatgagtatgttgatttttaatatgttaaaaatacattacaatttcacatgtcaagtaacatgtcacttatgtcacaattgacaaatgacaaaataaaatggaccttccattttatgttaagtGTACCGAAACATTGGAGGGTGTATTAgtctttaaattgtgttaattatttttaagtggaaaacacaatgataagaccttgcttgtagccttgcatgcctatttttcttgggtagaaaaacaagctcatgcatagggcactcttcccctcctccaaccggttttccaagTGAAATGATAGATTTTTTCCTCTATCATTTTTCATTCACACTTCAactcatatttttctagtgtaagaaaatgtattctctctacaacttgtgaaattttagagaaagaaaaacacaCACAAATCCtctcctctaaaccgaaatagaggagaacaaaatcaatattttgggtcaaatatttaagctagattaatattattactagatcataataatattagttattatgaggtttccttgggtatatgcttttgggagaggttctaatttgaaccttgttcatccatgttaaggaaagctcaagaacaaacaaataggtgaatttgttggtgccctttaatccgaaatcacatagtaagattgatgatttcttctctactcttgttcaagtttgcatgcataagatctagatttaattttataactaaattaattgtcacatatatgaatatgtatattaatgagattaattatttccaataagcggtatcatgagccttaggttgtt contains the following coding sequences:
- the LOC141651458 gene encoding uncharacterized protein LOC141651458, whose amino-acid sequence is MSKILCDRMKPLLPNLVGLEQGAFVKGRSIFENIMLTQSLIKGYGQQGVSPRCLMKVDIKKAFDSLQWRFLGQMLAIYYFPPQFQKWIMECVTSTWFSLKINGSITGFFKGESGLREGDPLSPFLFVMGMEYLSRILRGIHKQHQVSYHPKCGRIGLNHLIFADDLMIFFRGDTSSVRAVTKSLGRFAQLSGLQANPEKTSIYMRGIREDIQREILRAIGYTEGFFRFRYLGVPLNEGKLNKTMFADLLKKVQQTMHHWSTHHISYAGKINLINTEFPMEFRGGTQETDIESWASSCMPLREGGFNIKEILAWNKCILCKWIWEIERHSASSWVVWNYTYNIKRDEFWTMDVKPYHSESWRSILKVRDELLERTGNAANAKALLQSCIRQKGVKVRWVNAVWNRAVLPKHRFIVTLALQSRLATIDQLSHRGMYLINRCILCKAALETHQHLFFQCPYAATAWQSLLLWMKITCRTMNLRKEINWIAGKHVRRHWKARWFMSCLTAMVYSLWEERNLRIFQGIEHDIPYIIRRVQYLVSVRLIHVTHSSHKDKIVALLNV